The Pyrus communis chromosome 2, drPyrComm1.1, whole genome shotgun sequence genome includes a window with the following:
- the LOC137726388 gene encoding receptor-like protein EIX2 gives MDTLLANTFFNPLNISLSFLILLLASTYLPTTIICLGDIGVPSTSTVKPLCIEEERRALVGFKQHLVDPSGRLSSWVGHDCCQWEGISCNSSTGHVVKMDLRNPYPYPDSDARWDESAYNKSCLGGKINASLLSLKHLKYLDLSYNEFQGIRIPMFFGELKSLQYLNLSLASFGGEIPPSLGNLSSLNILDLGMNFRLFSRNLTWLSHLSSLKYLNLNYVDLSRTGARWAYDINMLPSLLELHLSSCQIESIPLSLQRINLTSLLVLDMSDNGIKCSSSPSWVFNLSSLMTLDLSWNNFSCPFPNEFANFKSLEHLDLSQTGLKGQIPKVIGNLCKLKVLSLSYNKFDGGGIEEFWRSVSNCPNNSLESLDLSNCELESQLPASIGMLKNLQDLNLGGNHLWGSIPNSIGHLSSLKTLDLSFNKMNGSIPKSLGQLYELVHLDLSYNTWEGTLTEAHFRNLIRLQYFRVGIQVTDPPMSLIFDVASVWVPPFKLLSIAIINCQVGPGFWVWLQSQTELIQVTLRGIGISEDSILEEWLLKMSSQLKNLDLSNNQLSGDFPSHLKFPNLEHIDLSHNQLEGPFPLWRSTSVYALYLESNIFSGPIPSTIGQMMPNLKILSVRSNQFSGEMPHAWSVGRKIWFLDVGHNNLSGNIPTSLGVLSLLEVLKLNNNNFGGVIPDSLQNCSGLRSLDLGHNKLFGNIPLWIGGSNVSLLYRLQLRSNVFTGHIPQQLCNLRNLHILDLSHNSLSGTIPKCLDNLTSLVNNNSNAFGMGSEQATLTLKGAELVYNVTLKLVTSIDLSSNKLQGEIPEEISNLILLGTLNLSMNQLTGKIPSKIGNLHLLETLDFSHNHLSGHIPQSLSSLTFLSHLNLSYNNLTGRIPSGSQLQTLNDLSIYMNNPLLCGVPLSTNCLGDNTFPAKDANDKNEDGNHDKLWFYVSVVLGFIVGFWGICGTLILKTSWRYAYFEFFDNIKDKVALAIALKATCFKRIFF, from the coding sequence ATGGATACCTTGCTTGCAAACACCTTCTTCAATCCCCTCaatatttctctctcttttctcattTTGCTTTTGGCATCTACGTATCTACCCACTACCATAATCTGCTTGGGTGATATCGGAGTTCCGAGCACCAGCACTGTGAAACCATTATGCATTGAGGAAGAAAGGCGAGCACTTGTCGGCTTTAAACAACATCTTGTTGATCCTTCTGGTAGGCTTTCTTCTTGGGTGGGTCATGATTGCTGTCAATGGGAAGGAATTTCATGCAACAGCAGCACCGGCCACGTTGTGAAGATGGACCTCCGGAATCCGTATCCATATCCCGATTCTGATGCCAGGTGGGACGAGTCGGCTTATAATAAGTCTTGCTTGGGAGGTAAGATAAATGCTTCTTTGTTGAGCTTGAAACATTTAAAATACCTGGACCTCAGCTACAATGAGTTTCAAGGCATTCGCATTCCGATGTTCTTTGGGGAGCTTAAAAGTTTGCAATATCTCAATCTCTCCCTTGCATCATTTGGGGGAGAGATTCCCCCCTCTCTTGGTAACCTGTCAAGCCTGAATATTCTTGATCTCGGGATGAATTTCCGCTTGTTTTCCAGAAACTTGACTTGGCTTTCTCACCTCTCTTCCCTAAAATACCTTAATCTCAATTACGTGGACCTTAGCCGCACAGGAGCCAGGTGGGCATATGATATTAACATGCTTCCTTCATTGTTAGAGTTACACTTATCTTCGTGTCAAATTGAAAGCATTCCACTCTCACTCCAAAGGATTAACTTGACATCACTTTTGGTCCTTGATATGTCGGATAACGGTATTAAATGTTCTTCATCTCCCAGTTGGGTTTTTAATCTTAGCAGCCTCATGACTCTTGATCTATCGTGGAATAATTTCAGTTGTCCTTTTCCAAATGAATTTGCAAACTTCAAATCTCTAGAACACCTTGATTTATCTCAAACAGGCTTAAAAGGTCAAATTCCGAAAGTCATTGGAAATTTGTGCAAGCTAAAGGTCTTAAGCCTTTCTTACAACAAGTTTGATGGTGGGGGGATTGAAGAGTTTTGGCGGAGCGTCTCAAATTGTCCAAATAATTCATTGGAGTCGTTAGATTTGTCTAATTGTGAGCTGGAAAGCCAATTGCCGGCCTCCATAGGAATGTTAAAGAATTTGCAGGATCTCAACCTTGGTGGAAACCATTTGTGGGGCTCAATTCCTAATTCCATCGGACACTTGTCATCCTTGAAAACATTGGACCTCTCTTTTAATAAGATGAATGGCTCCATTCCAAAAAGTCTAGGACAACTCTATGAGCTAGTTCACCTCGATCTGTCTTATAATACATGGGAAGGAACTCTAACGGAAGCCCATTTCAGAAACCTCATAAGATTACAATATTTTCGAGTGGGAATTCAAGTCACAGACCCACCCATGTCCCTCATTTTTGACGTGGCTTCTGTTTGGGTTCCTCCTTTCAAGCTCCTATCAATTGCGATCATAAACTGTCAGGTAGGTCCTGGTTTTTGGGTATGGCTTCAATCTCAAACTGAACTGATCCAAGTCACTCTTCGTGGTATTGGAATCTCTGAAGATTCGATACTAGAGGAATGGTTGTTGAAGATGTCTTCCCAACTCAAAAATTTGGATTTATCTAACAACCAATTAAGTGGAGACTTTCCATCCCATTTGAAATTTCCAAATTTAGAGCATATTGATTTGAGTCATAATCAGTTGGAGGGCCCATTCCCACTTTGGCGGTCCACTAGTGTCTATGCCCTTTATCTTGAAAGCAATATATTTTCTGGGCCAATTCCCTCGACTATTGGCCAGATGATGcccaatttgaaaattttgtctgTAAGGAGCAATCAATTTTCTGGGGAAATGCCTCATGCGTGGAGTGTGGGAAGGAAAATTTGGTTTCTAGATGTTGGTCACAACAATCTCTCTGGTAATATTCCCACTTCATTGGGGGTATTAAGTTTACTAGAAGTATTAAAGCTCAACAACAACAATTTTGGCGGTGTAATTCCTGATTCCTTGCAAAATTGTTCTGGTTTGAGGAGTCTTGATCTTGGACACAACAAGTTATTTGGGAACATACCTCTATGGATAGGAGGATCAAATGTATCCTTGTTGTATAGGCTACAATTACGATCCAACGTTTTTACAGGACATATTCCCCAGCAACTGTGCAATCTTCGGAACCTTCACATCCTCGATCTTAGTCACAACAGCCTTTCAGGTACTATTCCCAAGTGTTTGGACAATTTAACTTCGCTGGTCAACAATAATTCTAATGCCTTCGGTATGGGTTCTGAGCAAGCGACACTGACACTAAAAGGAGCAGAGCTTGTGTACAACGTGACTCTAAAACTTGTAACGAGCATTGATCTTTCATCAAATAAATTACAAGGTGAGATTCCTGAAGAAATAAGCAACCTCATCCTGTTGGGCACCTTGAATTTGTCCATGAATCAATTGACTGGAAAGATCCCCTCCAAGATCGGAAACTTGCATTTGCTCGAAACTCTTGATTTCTCGCACAACCACCTTTCAGGACATATTCCTCAAAGCTTGTCATCTTTAACCTTTTTGTCCCACTTGAACTTGTCTTATAACAACTTGACTGGAAGAATTCCTTCTGGAAGCCAGCTTCAAACGCTCAATGATTTGTCCATTTATATGAACAATCCATTGCTATGTGGCGTTCCTCTCTCAACAAATTGCCTTGGAGATAACACTTTCCCAGCTAAGGATGCGAATGACAAGAATGAAGATGGAAATCATGATAAGTTGTGGTTCTATGTTAGCGTGGTACTTGGCTTCATCGTAGGTTTTTGGGGCATCTGCGGCACATTGATCTTGAAGACATCGTGGAGATATGCgtattttgaattctttgacaACATCAAAGATAAAGTAGCGCTAGCAATTGCATTGAAAGCGACTTgtttcaaaagaatttttttttga